In a genomic window of bacterium:
- a CDS encoding ABC-F family ATP-binding cassette domain-containing protein, producing the protein MIRINDLSKSYGSQLLFEHATLQMSPGQRLGLLGRNGHGKTTLFRLIVGEELPDDGTINIPRHYRIGYVEQHLSFNSPTVLAVACEGLSEEDAHEEYRAEEILFGLGFSKGDLARSPQELSGGFQVRLHLARTLVAAPNLLLLDEPTNYLDIVSVRWITRFLRAWKGELILISHDREFMDAVTTHTAMIHRCAIRTMPGSTEKICAQIAEDEEVYEKTRINEERRREELLAFITRFKAKNTKASAARSKMKMLEKMPLRDKLGRIADLDFRFHYRPFPAKTMLEARGLSFSYDPQAPLIGNLSMHIGAEDRIAVIGKNGKGKTTLLRLLAGELAPQAGSMRLHPGATVGYFGQTNIDRLIADATVEEEVAAGNPALSRSMVRGICGTMMFSGGHAEKKIAVLSGGEKSRVLLGKLLAAPSNLLLLDEPSNHLDMQAVEALVESIDEFPGAVVIVTHDEMILRNLATRLVLFQRGKAEVFEGGYDDFLEKVGWEEERDLRKGARPAAEKMTAMSRRDAKRARARIVQERSDALRPLKERIDADETGICELEEELRHAGEELVAASYAQDIERCATLSRAVKEMQTKIEELFADLESATLDYERLSVAFDARMSQTEGE; encoded by the coding sequence ATGATTCGAATCAACGACTTGTCCAAATCCTATGGCTCACAGCTCCTCTTCGAGCACGCCACGCTCCAGATGTCTCCGGGCCAGCGGCTGGGACTTCTCGGGCGTAACGGCCACGGCAAGACTACGCTCTTCCGGCTGATCGTGGGCGAGGAGCTGCCCGACGACGGGACGATTAATATCCCGCGGCACTATCGCATCGGTTACGTGGAGCAGCACCTGAGCTTCAATAGTCCCACCGTCCTCGCCGTAGCGTGCGAGGGGCTCTCGGAAGAAGACGCCCACGAAGAATACCGCGCCGAGGAGATCCTCTTCGGCCTCGGATTTTCAAAGGGGGACCTGGCGCGTTCGCCGCAGGAGCTCTCGGGCGGCTTTCAGGTGCGCCTGCATCTGGCCAGGACGCTCGTAGCCGCGCCCAATCTCCTCTTGCTCGATGAGCCGACCAACTACCTCGACATCGTCTCGGTCCGCTGGATCACAAGGTTTCTCCGCGCATGGAAGGGAGAGCTGATCCTCATCTCGCACGACCGCGAGTTCATGGATGCGGTGACCACGCATACCGCGATGATCCATCGCTGCGCCATCCGCACGATGCCGGGGTCCACCGAAAAGATTTGCGCGCAGATCGCCGAGGATGAGGAGGTGTACGAGAAGACGCGGATCAACGAGGAGCGCCGCCGCGAAGAGCTGCTCGCGTTCATCACCAGGTTCAAGGCCAAGAACACCAAGGCCTCGGCCGCTCGCTCCAAGATGAAGATGCTCGAGAAGATGCCGCTGCGCGACAAATTGGGCCGCATCGCCGACCTCGACTTCAGGTTTCATTATCGGCCCTTTCCGGCAAAGACGATGCTGGAGGCGCGCGGGCTTTCGTTTTCCTACGATCCGCAGGCGCCGCTCATCGGGAATTTGAGCATGCATATCGGCGCTGAGGATCGGATCGCGGTCATCGGCAAGAACGGCAAGGGCAAGACCACGCTCCTGCGTCTGCTGGCGGGCGAGCTTGCCCCGCAGGCCGGCTCCATGCGCCTGCATCCAGGGGCTACCGTAGGCTATTTCGGCCAGACCAACATCGACAGGCTCATCGCCGACGCGACGGTCGAGGAGGAGGTCGCTGCGGGCAACCCAGCGCTCAGCAGGTCGATGGTGCGCGGGATCTGCGGGACGATGATGTTCAGCGGTGGGCACGCGGAGAAGAAAATCGCGGTTCTCTCCGGCGGCGAGAAGAGCCGGGTCCTCCTAGGCAAGCTCCTGGCTGCGCCTTCAAATCTCCTGCTGCTGGACGAGCCCTCCAACCACCTCGACATGCAGGCCGTGGAGGCTCTCGTGGAGAGCATCGATGAGTTTCCGGGGGCGGTCGTCATCGTGACGCACGACGAGATGATCTTGCGCAATCTTGCCACGCGGCTTGTCCTCTTTCAGCGCGGCAAGGCTGAAGTATTCGAAGGCGGCTACGACGATTTCCTCGAGAAGGTCGGCTGGGAGGAGGAAAGGGATCTGAGGAAAGGCGCGCGTCCCGCGGCGGAGAAGATGACGGCGATGAGCAGGCGCGATGCGAAGCGCGCCCGCGCGCGGATCGTTCAGGAGCGATCGGACGCGCTGCGCCCGCTCAAGGAGCGGATCGATGCGGACGAGACCGGCATCTGCGAACTCGAAGAGGAGCTTCGGCACGCCGGCGAGGAACTAGTCGCGGCGTCGTATGCGCAGGATATCGAAAGGTGCGCGACCCTCTCCCGCGCGGTGAAGGAGATGCAGACGAAGATCGAGGAGCTTTTCGCCGACCTGGAGTCGGCGACGCTCGACTATGAGCGCCTGTCCGTGGCGTTTGATGCGCGCATGTCTCAGACGGAGGGGGAATGA